The following coding sequences are from one Myxococcales bacterium window:
- a CDS encoding lactonase family protein → MRTFLWTGALAILTLVACLSCGARAAARSPGTVPALRGSTVVLAVSGAGQVEIFILGADGGLAPAGQSTVGSKGGYGAFAAGNAHVYLADEDKTAGSLVGFRVSSAPAELQRIGTWPSGGRQPVHVFAPPGGRWLLVANFLDPNVTVFPIGAEGVLGPAAAQVNPGRAPHQALTDPSGRFVFIPCRDDDHIAQYRFDSRKGTLTPNHPLRVSTPGRPRHLAFHPSGRFAYLMTESDIPVVAYRFDARSGALADPKPVDTRAGGGAHIVVSPDGAFVYGSVRRSPAVIYVFAVKGDDGSLIEVQAFSAQDISGPRDFALSPDGRFLVVGGQEHHQLVVLARDPHDGRLRATGKTAKTRGSPAFVGVVPSP, encoded by the coding sequence GTGCGAACGTTCCTCTGGACCGGGGCCTTGGCGATCCTGACGCTCGTCGCGTGTTTGTCATGCGGGGCGAGGGCCGCTGCGCGGTCGCCAGGCACGGTCCCCGCGCTGCGCGGCTCTACCGTGGTGCTCGCGGTGAGTGGTGCAGGTCAGGTCGAGATTTTCATCCTGGGCGCAGACGGAGGGCTTGCGCCTGCGGGGCAGTCCACCGTGGGAAGCAAAGGCGGTTACGGAGCGTTTGCGGCTGGGAATGCACACGTCTACCTTGCCGATGAGGATAAAACCGCGGGAAGCCTCGTAGGGTTTCGTGTCTCTTCGGCACCTGCGGAACTCCAGCGGATCGGCACGTGGCCTTCCGGAGGGCGGCAGCCCGTGCATGTATTCGCTCCTCCGGGCGGCCGCTGGCTCCTGGTTGCAAACTTCCTGGATCCGAACGTGACGGTGTTCCCCATCGGGGCCGAAGGTGTTCTGGGTCCCGCTGCAGCCCAGGTGAATCCCGGCCGCGCGCCTCACCAGGCCCTCACCGATCCCAGCGGTCGCTTCGTGTTCATTCCCTGTCGTGACGACGATCACATCGCGCAATACCGCTTTGATTCTCGGAAGGGAACACTCACGCCCAACCACCCCCTTCGCGTGTCGACACCGGGCAGACCGCGCCACCTTGCGTTTCACCCGTCCGGCCGCTTCGCGTACCTCATGACAGAGTCGGACATTCCGGTGGTGGCTTACCGCTTCGATGCACGGTCGGGTGCGCTCGCGGACCCTAAGCCGGTTGACACGCGGGCGGGCGGTGGGGCCCATATCGTGGTCTCGCCCGACGGTGCGTTCGTTTATGGATCTGTGCGGCGGTCTCCCGCGGTCATCTATGTGTTTGCGGTGAAGGGCGACGACGGCAGCCTGATCGAGGTCCAGGCCTTCAGTGCGCAAGACATCTCGGGGCCCCGTGACTTTGCCTTGTCTCCTGATGGTCGCTTTTTGGTCGTAGGCGGCCAGGAACACCATCAGCTCGTCGTCCTGGCCCGAGATCCCCACGACGGACGTCTACGGGCCACCGGAAAAACGGCGAAGACGCGTGGCAGCCCCGCGTTCGTGGGCGTGGTCCCGTCGCCTTGA
- a CDS encoding arylsulfatase, with amino-acid sequence MSGPPYDGPLLTKLGATWLGVWLTFLCQCGSATRSSATTSALTSAAPNVLVILADDLGWADVGYHGSREGRSPGGRITTPHLDALARAGRRLEAHYVTPQCTPTRTALLTGRFPSRFDTFFVTDEPAFPDDTLTLPRLFKAAGYRTGLVGKWHLGATPGHRPWEQGFDDSYGALSGFVHPWTQDYVPGPLARTWHRNGEALDERGHNTTELVTAEAERLLRGYAGRPWFLMLSHFAVHAPVDAPKNFTATYETLPDDLTPADRDSWRRYLGFVAQLDASVGRLVDVLRDTRQFEDTLILFLSDNGAAGRLEPGHWAERVGDPPLLSTVAGSNAPLRGQKATVWEGGIRTPAFVHWPRRIPEGIEAGVMHVADWLPTFAAILAHAGRALPSLPRDLDGWDQSQRLFGRGVDRPRTLYWKFAGGMAALRQGDWKLITFGRSGYARKKMPTEDPERTDALFDLGRDPYEEHDVARAHPAIVRSLREALVRAARHDEVGRVFSPRHSLFWRPGLSPQTDVYPIP; translated from the coding sequence ATGAGCGGGCCCCCTTACGATGGCCCTCTTTTGACGAAGCTTGGAGCCACCTGGTTGGGGGTGTGGTTGACGTTCCTGTGTCAGTGCGGGAGCGCCACCAGGTCGAGTGCAACGACCTCAGCGCTGACGTCAGCCGCCCCGAACGTGCTCGTCATCCTGGCCGATGACTTGGGCTGGGCAGACGTGGGCTACCATGGCAGCCGTGAGGGGCGCTCCCCTGGCGGGCGCATCACGACGCCCCACCTCGACGCGCTCGCCCGCGCAGGCCGCAGGCTCGAAGCTCACTACGTGACCCCGCAATGCACGCCCACGCGCACGGCCCTGCTGACAGGGCGCTTTCCTTCGCGCTTCGACACGTTCTTCGTGACGGATGAACCGGCGTTTCCTGACGACACACTGACCCTGCCTCGGTTGTTCAAGGCGGCTGGCTACCGCACGGGCCTCGTGGGCAAGTGGCACCTCGGGGCCACTCCCGGCCATCGGCCGTGGGAGCAGGGCTTCGATGACAGCTACGGTGCCCTTTCGGGGTTTGTCCATCCGTGGACGCAGGACTATGTGCCAGGCCCCCTCGCGCGCACCTGGCATCGCAACGGCGAAGCGCTCGATGAACGGGGCCACAACACCACCGAACTCGTGACGGCGGAGGCGGAGCGATTGCTCCGTGGCTACGCAGGGCGGCCGTGGTTCTTGATGCTGTCGCACTTTGCGGTTCACGCGCCCGTGGACGCCCCCAAGAACTTCACGGCGACCTACGAGACGCTGCCAGACGACCTCACGCCCGCAGATCGGGACAGCTGGCGACGTTATCTGGGCTTCGTCGCGCAGCTCGATGCGTCCGTGGGGCGCCTCGTGGACGTGCTCAGGGATACCCGCCAATTCGAGGACACGCTCATCCTTTTCCTATCCGACAACGGCGCCGCAGGTCGGCTCGAACCGGGGCACTGGGCCGAGCGCGTGGGAGATCCTCCCCTCCTCTCGACGGTCGCGGGCTCGAACGCCCCGCTGCGCGGGCAGAAGGCCACCGTGTGGGAGGGCGGCATCCGCACGCCAGCGTTCGTTCATTGGCCGAGGAGGATCCCAGAAGGCATCGAAGCGGGTGTCATGCACGTGGCGGATTGGCTGCCCACGTTCGCAGCGATCTTGGCGCACGCGGGCCGCGCTTTGCCATCCCTTCCTCGTGACCTGGATGGCTGGGACCAGAGCCAACGGCTCTTCGGTCGGGGCGTCGACCGACCGCGCACGCTCTACTGGAAGTTTGCCGGGGGCATGGCAGCCCTGAGGCAAGGCGACTGGAAGCTGATCACGTTTGGCCGCTCGGGTTACGCCCGAAAGAAGATGCCGACGGAGGACCCCGAACGCACCGATGCCCTCTTCGACCTTGGGCGTGATCCCTACGAAGAACACGACGTCGCCCGCGCGCATCCCGCGATCGTGCGATCCCTGCGTGAGGCGCTCGTCAGAGCCGCTCGCCATGACGAAGTGGGCCGCGTGTTTTCCCCTCGCCACAGCCTCTTTTGGCGCCCCGGCCTGTCCCCGCAGACTGACGTTTACCCGATCCCTTGA
- a CDS encoding VCBS repeat-containing protein: MSAPLRASLSLCLLAVLARPAAGNPKPSWQHLSSAAGQLPPPGTSTQQTGSLAGDLDGDGVPEFVVAMRKTAPALVFYRRSAHGWSRHVIEPAKLAIEAGGTSHDIDGDGDLDLVFGQDASGADLWWWENPAPDVSKPWHRRLIKSGGAHQHHDQVFADFLGLKRPQLVFWNQGAKTLYLAPIPPNPRQDTPWPLQVVYAGRAGEGEESAASYPEGAFAFDVDGDERPDLLAGNAWFKVDKGQWRATRVGVQGGRIVAGRFRHGSKVAQIVIAPGDGSGPLMYYECTGNPLEPACWKGRALLDRDLTHGHSLAVADIDGDGHEDIFAAEMAAWGPCPADCFPEAEAFVLYGNGRGGFRTTKLVKGHGWHEPQLGDFDGDGDLDILNKPYTWQAPRVDLWLQNGTRPRVHPLPLAPFRRHALDALKARGMFVRTGDLNGDGWIDVAVADRVYLNPGSLSAPWVGKPIGAPLRNVAALLDIDGDGDLDVLGTQGEGAARNPAFAWARNDGQASFTVFTNIPVGSGDFLQGVAFARFRHGGPLEIALSWHDVATSIEVLTVPADPTSPWALRPLGPFTEKEELTARDLDGDGDEDLFLGNAWLENPGTPEGPWPPHVIGEVTQPKAEPDRHALGDFDGDGRVDAVVGLEEGTDLLLFSAGKDPRKPWRRRVIGHTPGGGFSMGAADFDGDGDLDVVVGEHRGVRENHTWIFVNDGKGRFTRRAVDVGDAALIDHHDGSVPVDLDGDGDLDVVSVGWYTPTLWVLENRALVK, from the coding sequence ATGTCTGCCCCCCTTCGCGCCTCCTTGAGCCTTTGCCTGTTGGCTGTCCTTGCGCGCCCGGCCGCCGGGAACCCAAAGCCCTCCTGGCAGCACCTGTCGAGCGCTGCTGGCCAGCTTCCCCCCCCTGGCACCTCGACCCAGCAGACCGGCTCCCTCGCGGGCGACCTCGACGGAGATGGCGTACCCGAGTTCGTCGTGGCCATGCGCAAGACGGCCCCGGCCCTCGTCTTTTACCGGCGTAGCGCCCACGGCTGGTCACGCCACGTGATTGAGCCCGCCAAGTTGGCGATCGAGGCGGGCGGGACCTCGCACGACATCGATGGTGACGGCGACCTCGATCTGGTCTTCGGGCAGGACGCCTCGGGCGCGGACCTGTGGTGGTGGGAGAACCCCGCGCCCGACGTCTCGAAGCCCTGGCACCGACGCCTCATCAAGAGCGGCGGCGCGCATCAACATCACGACCAGGTGTTCGCCGATTTTTTGGGCCTCAAACGGCCGCAGCTGGTGTTTTGGAATCAGGGCGCAAAGACGTTGTACTTGGCGCCCATACCCCCGAATCCACGGCAAGACACGCCCTGGCCCCTGCAGGTGGTTTACGCCGGTCGGGCCGGCGAGGGCGAGGAGAGCGCCGCCAGCTACCCTGAAGGGGCTTTTGCTTTCGATGTCGATGGCGACGAGCGCCCCGATCTGCTCGCGGGCAACGCCTGGTTCAAGGTCGACAAAGGGCAATGGCGAGCCACCCGGGTCGGGGTCCAGGGAGGGCGCATCGTGGCGGGTAGGTTTCGACACGGCAGCAAGGTGGCGCAAATCGTGATTGCGCCTGGTGATGGCAGCGGTCCGCTGATGTACTACGAGTGCACGGGCAATCCGCTCGAGCCTGCTTGTTGGAAAGGGCGTGCGCTGCTCGACCGCGATCTCACCCACGGCCATTCGTTGGCGGTGGCCGATATCGACGGTGATGGCCACGAAGACATCTTTGCGGCCGAAATGGCGGCGTGGGGGCCCTGTCCCGCTGATTGCTTCCCCGAGGCAGAGGCATTCGTCCTTTACGGCAACGGCCGTGGGGGCTTTAGGACCACCAAGCTCGTAAAGGGCCATGGCTGGCACGAACCGCAGCTCGGTGACTTCGATGGCGATGGTGATCTCGACATCCTCAACAAACCCTACACATGGCAAGCCCCTCGCGTGGACTTGTGGCTTCAAAACGGCACCCGGCCCCGGGTCCATCCGCTTCCCCTCGCGCCCTTTCGTCGCCACGCCCTCGACGCGTTGAAGGCCCGCGGCATGTTCGTGCGCACGGGTGATCTGAATGGTGACGGATGGATCGATGTGGCGGTTGCGGATCGCGTGTATCTGAATCCGGGCTCTCTGTCTGCGCCCTGGGTTGGAAAGCCCATTGGGGCGCCGCTACGGAACGTGGCCGCTCTCCTCGATATCGATGGCGATGGCGATCTCGACGTGCTGGGAACGCAAGGGGAGGGGGCCGCGCGCAACCCGGCTTTTGCGTGGGCGCGCAACGACGGCCAGGCAAGCTTCACGGTGTTCACGAACATCCCCGTGGGCAGCGGTGACTTCCTTCAGGGTGTGGCGTTCGCGCGCTTCCGCCACGGCGGGCCCCTCGAGATCGCGCTCTCCTGGCACGACGTCGCGACCTCGATCGAGGTGCTTACCGTTCCCGCCGATCCCACCAGTCCTTGGGCGCTTCGTCCTCTCGGCCCCTTCACCGAAAAAGAAGAGCTGACGGCGCGAGATCTCGACGGCGACGGTGACGAAGACCTTTTTCTCGGCAACGCATGGCTCGAGAACCCCGGCACCCCCGAGGGCCCCTGGCCTCCTCACGTGATTGGCGAGGTGACCCAACCCAAAGCCGAACCCGATAGGCACGCTCTCGGTGACTTCGATGGGGACGGCCGAGTTGACGCCGTGGTGGGGTTGGAGGAGGGCACCGACCTGCTGCTGTTCAGCGCCGGCAAAGACCCGCGGAAGCCCTGGCGGCGCCGAGTCATCGGCCATACGCCCGGTGGCGGGTTCAGCATGGGCGCGGCAGATTTTGATGGTGACGGTGACTTGGACGTCGTCGTGGGAGAGCACCGAGGGGTCCGCGAGAACCACACCTGGATCTTCGTCAACGACGGC